GCTCTCGCCGTGGCGGAGCAGCACCAGGGTCATCGACATGGCCGCCAGCGTAGGGGCCGGGCCGTCGGCGGCACCTCGCCCGGGGCGGGGCCCGGGGGCCGGTTGCTCAGCGGCAGGGCGCGGGCGTCCGGCGGGCGGCCCGGGCCGCGACGGCGGCGCGCGCCCGGACGTAGAGGGCCTCGGTGCGCGCCGCCGTGGCGTCCCAGCCGTAGCCGGCGGCGTGCTCGACGGCGGCCGCGCCGAGACGGGCGCGGCGGGCGTCGTCGCGCAGGAGGTCGGCCAGCACGGCGGCCCACGTCGCCGGGTCCGCCCCGTCGACCAGCACCCCCGTGACGCCGTCGACCACCGCGGTGCGGAGCCCGCCGGTGCTCGTCGCGACGACGGGCGTGCCGCAGGCCTGCGCCTCCAGCGCAACGAGCCCGAAGGACTCCGTGCGCGAGGGCACCGCCACGAGGTCGGCGGCGCGGTACCAGCGCGCGAGCGCGGGCGCGGGCTGCGGGTCCACGAGCCGGACGACGTCGTCCGCGCCGGGCACCCCGCGCAGCCCGAGGGAGCGGGCGAGCGCGTCGAGGTCGTCGCGCGCGCTGGCGCCGGCCCCCGCCCCCGACGGCCCCCCGACCACGACGACGACGAGGCGGGCGGCCCGGCCGGGGTCGAGCACGCCGGCGCGCAGCGCCGCGGCCGCCCGGACCAGGACGTCCGGCCCCTTGAGCGGCTGCAGCCGGCCGGCGAAGAGGACGACGAGGTCGTCGTCCCCGAGCCCGAGCGCCCGCCGCCCCGCCGCGGCGTCGGCGGCGTCCGCCGGCGGCGCGAAGGCCGACAGGTCCACGCCGGGCGGCACGACGGCGACGCGGTCGGGGTCGGCCCCGTAGAGCTCGACGAGCTCCCGCCGCTCGTCGACGGTGCTCGCGACGAGCCCGTCGGCCGCCGCGACGACCTCCTCCTCGCCGCGGACCCGGACCGCGGGCTCCGGCGGCTGGCCGGGCCCGCGGTGGAGGTCCTTGACCCGCGCCGTCGTGTGCATCGTCTGGACGAACGGCACCCGCCACCGTGCGGCCAGGCGCCGCCCGACCACCCCGGAGAGCCAGTAGTGCCCGTGGACGACGTCGTAGCGCTCCGCCGGCGTGGCGTCGGGCGGGTCGAGGAGCCGGTCGGCCAGGGCGGGCAGCAGCGCGGGCAGCTCCTCCTTCGGCACCTCGTGCGCCGGGCCCGCGGGGACGTGGAGGACGCGGACGCCGGGGCCGACCCGGACGACGGGCGGCTGGTCGGGCGCCGTCGCGCGCGTCAGCAGGTCGACGGCGGCACCGCGCCGGGCCAGCGCGGCGGCGAGGCCGCGCACGTACGTCGTGAGGCCGCCGGCGTCGCCGCTGCC
This sequence is a window from Pseudokineococcus lusitanus. Protein-coding genes within it:
- the mshA gene encoding D-inositol-3-phosphate glycosyltransferase, with product MPTVPDRPTADPADGPDGPGAGAPAAPPRRVALLSVHSSPLDQPGSGDAGGLTTYVRGLAAALARRGAAVDLLTRATAPDQPPVVRVGPGVRVLHVPAGPAHEVPKEELPALLPALADRLLDPPDATPAERYDVVHGHYWLSGVVGRRLAARWRVPFVQTMHTTARVKDLHRGPGQPPEPAVRVRGEEEVVAAADGLVASTVDERRELVELYGADPDRVAVVPPGVDLSAFAPPADAADAAAGRRALGLGDDDLVVLFAGRLQPLKGPDVLVRAAAALRAGVLDPGRAARLVVVVVGGPSGAGAGASARDDLDALARSLGLRGVPGADDVVRLVDPQPAPALARWYRAADLVAVPSRTESFGLVALEAQACGTPVVATSTGGLRTAVVDGVTGVLVDGADPATWAAVLADLLRDDARRARLGAAAVEHAAGYGWDATAARTEALYVRARAAVAARAARRTPAPCR